The Agrobacterium tumefaciens genome contains a region encoding:
- a CDS encoding prephenate dehydrogenase dimerization domain-containing protein, which translates to MNIFDDHSIFLYCIRRTRFQFRRGFFRMTNGDFNSAVVFGAGGGFGRFFSQRLSSAVKNIARIDISPSPGCLAGDAVNPQGEDINAALKSADLVLLCLPEDQAKRALLNLYNSLKPSCLLVITCSVMSDFSQITQAAKPNGRALPDVLLINPLFAPDLDPSGRSLAAAAAGDGAGQKAFLRLIESWGLLLVKTDPDSHDQLTALYQVSVHAAVIAVALAWSKSNIRPESTFAPPPARAIKLLAARILSGQPSTYWAIQRENPHAKGARNSLMEALKEVDAIFSGEALENFEGVREVCGALFDGDIHEQAEACAEMFRAIPNPRSQ; encoded by the coding sequence ATGAATATATTCGATGATCACTCGATTTTTTTGTACTGCATACGCCGCACGCGCTTTCAATTTAGACGGGGCTTTTTTCGTATGACCAATGGTGATTTCAATAGCGCAGTGGTGTTTGGAGCAGGCGGAGGTTTCGGCCGTTTTTTCAGCCAGCGTTTATCCTCGGCCGTGAAGAATATTGCCCGCATAGACATCAGTCCTAGCCCCGGTTGCTTGGCTGGTGATGCGGTAAATCCTCAAGGGGAAGATATCAACGCCGCGCTGAAGAGTGCCGATCTGGTATTGCTGTGTCTGCCGGAAGACCAAGCGAAGCGCGCACTTCTCAATCTTTATAATTCTCTAAAGCCATCCTGTTTACTCGTTATTACGTGTTCAGTGATGAGCGATTTCTCGCAAATTACGCAGGCTGCGAAGCCCAATGGGAGAGCGCTGCCGGACGTCTTACTCATCAATCCGTTGTTTGCACCGGATCTTGATCCATCTGGACGATCGCTTGCGGCCGCAGCAGCCGGCGACGGAGCGGGCCAGAAAGCATTCCTGCGGTTGATAGAGTCGTGGGGGCTTCTTTTGGTGAAGACAGATCCCGACTCACATGATCAGTTGACCGCCCTTTATCAGGTGTCCGTACACGCAGCAGTAATCGCTGTTGCATTAGCCTGGTCAAAGTCCAACATTCGACCAGAGTCTACTTTTGCGCCGCCGCCAGCTCGCGCCATCAAACTTCTCGCGGCAAGAATATTGTCCGGCCAACCCTCCACTTATTGGGCGATCCAGAGGGAAAATCCCCATGCAAAAGGCGCTCGAAACTCTCTTATGGAGGCTTTAAAAGAAGTCGACGCGATCTTCTCCGGTGAAGCATTGGAGAACTTCGAAGGCGTTCGAGAAGTTTGTGGGGCGCTCTTCGATGGCGACATTCACGAACAAGCTGAGGCCTGTGCAGAAATGTTTCGCGCGATTCCGAACCCAAGGTCGCAGTAA
- a CDS encoding Fe(II)-2OG oxygenase family protein, which translates to MLKNLALDARERAFLEQRDIFLEKALKDIGCASLTDVPELTEHLPVVLPPVFIKDFRKISSEEKQALAEQYWGERGGTYFIVLNPEEPSSFSHPLLEIANQISDVIPVKYPMTNPGEGSPEAVARFGPPDGTLKIYNLETKPEKPTDRNLAETSEKFDAHNDGLGYGGAVEVFALYLDSPPIWGGFTFLQNVVRLTLNLALKDPDAFTSLFLPDAITALRPLGRQAIKVTTPVLFLNEAEMPQVFFRLAVDECDIIWRTGIPALERAASYLNHYTKPFAPGSSVIHLDKTGSGIFARNHWVIHGRTPFLDGPKPTERRVLARKWFASGSQHAGHKHVPGMHIAGQFASLYPEMFGPDQVQGAWTYDATAGKNIRKL; encoded by the coding sequence GTGTTGAAAAACCTAGCATTGGATGCGCGGGAGCGCGCCTTTCTCGAGCAGAGAGACATTTTTCTCGAAAAGGCTTTGAAAGATATCGGATGTGCTTCTCTAACAGACGTTCCTGAGCTGACTGAGCACTTGCCGGTAGTTCTCCCACCCGTTTTCATTAAAGACTTTAGGAAAATCTCGTCGGAGGAAAAGCAGGCCCTCGCAGAGCAGTATTGGGGTGAACGAGGAGGGACCTATTTTATTGTCTTGAACCCGGAGGAACCGAGCAGTTTTTCTCATCCGCTTTTGGAAATTGCTAATCAAATCTCCGACGTCATACCGGTAAAATATCCCATGACAAATCCTGGCGAGGGCTCTCCGGAAGCTGTCGCGCGCTTCGGTCCACCTGATGGAACTTTGAAGATTTACAATCTAGAGACAAAGCCTGAGAAACCGACCGATCGAAATTTGGCGGAAACATCAGAGAAATTCGACGCGCATAACGATGGCTTGGGTTACGGCGGTGCGGTTGAAGTGTTTGCGCTATATCTCGATTCGCCGCCAATATGGGGTGGGTTTACCTTTCTCCAGAATGTTGTTCGACTGACCCTTAATCTCGCGTTGAAGGACCCTGATGCATTCACAAGCCTTTTTCTTCCGGACGCCATTACAGCTCTGAGGCCACTTGGGCGACAAGCCATTAAAGTGACCACTCCAGTGCTGTTTTTGAACGAAGCCGAAATGCCACAGGTGTTTTTTCGACTTGCGGTCGATGAATGCGATATCATTTGGAGAACGGGTATTCCTGCGCTTGAGCGTGCAGCGTCGTACCTTAACCACTACACTAAACCGTTTGCTCCAGGTTCATCGGTGATTCACCTCGACAAAACCGGGAGCGGAATTTTCGCAAGGAATCACTGGGTCATTCACGGTCGAACCCCGTTTTTGGATGGTCCCAAACCAACCGAGCGCCGCGTACTCGCGCGCAAATGGTTCGCGAGCGGTTCGCAGCACGCTGGTCATAAGCACGTTCCGGGAATGCATATTGCCGGACAATTTGCCTCTCTCTATCCAGAGATGTTTGGACCCGACCAAGTTCAAGGCGCCTGGACTTACGACGCCACAGCAGGAAAGAACATCCGCAAGCTGTGA
- a CDS encoding isopropylmalate/homocitrate/citramalate synthase — protein MLDLVEQAARSGAIVFHEEIARDGAQGKTLILGPQRVSIARKHMQIFGEGNTERLVFNAGFPSIGQEEFEAVREVVDNVDFCYIGASGRATMQEARLLMRSMRGAAFGRLSIAVPVSEAMCAAMMHRTPDVCLSQICDVVKFILDTENAFCIDVAFMDAARADIGFVAESAIALTEVGVSMIIICDTVGGLFPAETRSFFDALLQRTEDKVSFVAHMHNDLGFGLVNTLEAVSCGVRAVTGSWLGLGERSGMPATEQLLFALGHQTEMLSSRLNVPSNIWSQPPNLKEIAPTARFVSHVVGRPLLTTDPIVGPGVNSISTGTPFVDTLLFQPYDPEVALGVSPKIHITQLASKRVIEAALRARGLFLNVEQVEQLLSLVKKTAYERGVGILEEDDFLHLLRQITG, from the coding sequence TTGTTAGATCTTGTTGAGCAGGCCGCTAGATCGGGAGCGATTGTTTTTCATGAGGAGATTGCAAGGGACGGCGCACAAGGAAAAACGTTGATTCTTGGCCCCCAACGAGTATCGATCGCCCGTAAACATATGCAGATTTTTGGCGAAGGGAACACAGAGCGGCTCGTTTTCAATGCTGGCTTTCCGAGCATCGGGCAAGAGGAGTTCGAGGCTGTACGCGAGGTGGTAGACAATGTCGATTTCTGCTATATCGGCGCATCGGGGCGCGCAACGATGCAAGAGGCTCGGCTTCTGATGCGTTCGATGAGGGGGGCGGCCTTCGGGCGGCTTTCGATAGCAGTACCGGTGTCGGAGGCCATGTGCGCTGCTATGATGCACAGAACGCCGGATGTTTGTTTATCCCAAATATGTGACGTTGTAAAATTTATCCTCGACACTGAAAACGCGTTCTGCATCGATGTGGCTTTTATGGATGCGGCGCGAGCAGACATTGGATTCGTTGCCGAGTCAGCTATCGCTTTGACCGAAGTTGGAGTCTCGATGATCATCATTTGTGATACCGTGGGAGGCCTTTTCCCGGCGGAAACGCGAAGTTTTTTTGACGCACTGCTTCAAAGGACAGAGGATAAGGTGAGCTTCGTCGCGCATATGCATAACGATCTTGGCTTCGGTCTAGTCAACACTTTGGAAGCGGTGAGCTGCGGGGTACGAGCCGTAACTGGATCGTGGCTTGGCCTCGGCGAACGGTCCGGAATGCCCGCGACGGAACAACTTCTGTTCGCTCTCGGGCACCAAACAGAAATGCTCAGTTCGCGTTTGAATGTCCCGTCAAATATTTGGTCGCAACCGCCGAATCTGAAGGAGATTGCTCCTACTGCGAGATTTGTTAGTCACGTCGTGGGCAGGCCCCTGTTAACGACAGATCCGATCGTCGGGCCGGGCGTGAACTCTATCTCCACAGGCACGCCTTTCGTGGATACGCTTTTGTTTCAACCTTACGACCCCGAAGTTGCACTTGGTGTTTCGCCGAAAATACACATCACTCAATTGGCTAGCAAAAGGGTCATAGAAGCTGCCCTTCGTGCGAGAGGACTTTTCTTGAACGTTGAGCAAGTTGAGCAACTGCTCTCTCTAGTCAAAAAGACCGCTTACGAGCGCGGCGTTGGTATTTTGGAGGAAGACGACTTTTTGCATTTGTTGCGACAGATCACTGGTTGA
- a CDS encoding fatty acid desaturase, producing the protein MDTAIRVNGSRYVWKILYQAIGFILFALFYSLYWAIIAIAASSTFTLKATRLDKVIKRRPYTLTIVAYMLLIAASLGRNAFDGIAGLLTSWLCIGVINVSASAFRSNKRRKLPDFVEIWLGKRLRQPLDIYFVRLTFCSSLLLTFPFLLIVFPQTVSLPTIIIYLFVLLRTATMQENIIHYDVHNHFFRWKHLKVRRERDIFQFLNGYVNLVVPLLSCRFPYHYTVEHLVIHHAENNGWDDVQSTLRYDRKSFLDFCEFALSLGLQVTFSFSWYAYLAKRNLKKPIRLIVKGQIIRYSTIIILSFFNPVAAALLIFVPILSGVPRAVSIFFWHGLVDTKDPNNIYTNTINIDEQTGMGFGWHVEHHLRPGTHWFNQTEQARQDTSIYGDNGVITYIPTPELQHLFLQAMWRRRFDLLAERCLPTDNHQHGNLASLIETRTYPLVRSNQSRWYRNFDLLLGRIASRVLPGSFPTSPTKL; encoded by the coding sequence ATGGATACAGCCATTAGGGTAAACGGATCTCGGTACGTTTGGAAAATCCTGTACCAGGCAATTGGCTTCATACTTTTCGCGCTATTTTATTCGCTCTACTGGGCGATTATCGCAATTGCTGCAAGCTCCACATTCACACTTAAAGCTACCCGCCTCGACAAGGTGATCAAACGTAGGCCCTATACTTTAACAATTGTCGCATACATGCTCCTGATTGCGGCCTCTCTGGGCCGTAACGCGTTCGATGGAATCGCAGGCCTTCTAACGAGCTGGCTGTGCATTGGCGTAATCAATGTCTCCGCAAGTGCATTTCGGAGCAACAAGAGGCGCAAGCTTCCAGATTTTGTTGAAATTTGGCTAGGAAAGAGGCTACGGCAACCTCTAGATATTTATTTCGTGAGGCTAACCTTTTGTTCGTCGCTGTTGCTAACTTTCCCGTTTCTTTTGATTGTTTTTCCTCAAACCGTTTCGCTTCCGACGATCATTATTTATTTGTTCGTTCTTTTGCGGACCGCGACAATGCAGGAGAACATCATTCATTACGACGTGCATAATCATTTTTTTCGTTGGAAACACCTGAAGGTACGTCGAGAACGGGACATATTTCAGTTTCTGAACGGCTATGTGAATCTAGTTGTTCCACTGCTTTCGTGCCGGTTTCCGTATCACTATACCGTAGAGCATTTGGTGATACATCATGCCGAGAACAACGGCTGGGACGATGTGCAGTCTACGCTTCGGTATGACAGGAAAAGCTTTTTGGATTTCTGCGAGTTTGCACTTTCTTTGGGGTTGCAGGTAACATTCTCGTTTTCCTGGTACGCGTATCTCGCCAAACGAAACCTAAAGAAGCCAATACGACTAATCGTTAAGGGTCAGATTATTCGATATTCAACGATTATAATCCTGTCGTTCTTCAATCCGGTAGCTGCGGCGCTTTTAATTTTTGTGCCAATATTATCCGGAGTTCCAAGAGCAGTATCAATATTCTTTTGGCATGGTTTAGTGGATACGAAAGATCCAAACAACATTTATACTAATACGATTAACATTGATGAACAAACCGGAATGGGTTTTGGATGGCACGTCGAGCATCATCTACGTCCCGGAACTCATTGGTTCAACCAAACGGAACAAGCGCGTCAAGACACGTCAATATATGGCGATAACGGCGTTATAACTTACATTCCGACGCCTGAGCTGCAACACTTATTCTTGCAGGCCATGTGGAGACGCCGCTTTGATCTCCTTGCGGAACGCTGTCTACCGACAGACAATCATCAACATGGCAATCTTGCGAGCCTCATTGAAACGAGAACATACCCTCTCGTGCGATCAAATCAATCGAGATGGTATCGAAACTTCGATTTACTACTCGGGCGCATTGCAAGCCGAGTCCTTCCCGGATCGTTTCCAACTTCTCCAACCAAGCTGTAA